Below is a window of Streptomyces qaidamensis DNA.
TACCGTGCCACTGCGCGTACCGCTCCCATCGTTCCCGGGTAGTCCATGCGGGTCGGTCCGACCACGCCGAGCTTGGCGACTGCCTCGCCGCCCGAACCGTAGCCGACCGACACGACGGACGTGGAGTTGAGTCCTTCGTGGGCGTTCTCGTGACCGATCCGTACGGTCACGCCCGGATCCTGCGCCTCGCCGAGCAGCTTGAGGAGCACGACCTGCTCCTCAAGCGCCTCCAGCACCGGCCGGATCGTGAGAGGGAAGTCATGCCCGAAGCGGGTCAGATTGGCGGTGCCGCCGATCATCAGCCGCTCCTCGTTCTCCTCGACGAGCGTCTCCAGGAGTGTGGAGAGCACCGTGGAGACCGTACCCCGGTCCTCGTGCTCGAACGCCTCCGGGAGATCCTCCACCAGACTCGGCACATCCGCGAAACGGCGGTTCGCCACGCGGCTGTTGAGCCGCGCGCGCAGATCCGCGAGCGAGGCGTCGCCGAAGGGCGCCGGGCAGTCGACCACGCGCTGCTCGACCCGCCCCGTGTCCGTGATCAGCACGAGCATCACCCGCGCGGGCGCCAGGGAGAGCAACTCCACATGCCGCACGGTCGAGCGCGTCAGCGACGGGTACTGCACGACGGCGACCTGGCGCGTGAGCTGCGCGAGCAGCCGTACCGTGCGCGCCACGACGTCGTCGAGGTCGACGGCACCCTCCAGGAAGTTCTGGATCGCGCGCCGCTCGGGCGCGGTCATCGGCTTGACTCCGGCGAGCTTGTCGACGAACAGGCGGTAGCCCTTGTCGGTGGGGATGCGCCCGGCGCTGGTGTGCGGCTGGGCGATGTACCCCTCGTCCTCCAGGGCCGCCATGTCGTTGCGGACGGTCGCCGGGGAGACGCCGAGGCTGTGCCGCTCGGTGAGGGCCTTGGAGCCCACCGGCTCCTCGGTGCCGACGTAGTCCTGGACGATGGCGCGCAGCACCTGAAGCCTGCGTTCACTGAGCACCGCGCACACCTCCAGAAGTCGTCCGCTCGTGGTCCTGTCTGTCGAGCCTGGCACTCTGCGCGTGCGAGTGCCAGCATTCCCCCGCCCAGTGTACGGCGGTGGGGTACTCCCCCGGCAAGGCTGGTCGTGCGGCGCCGTGCCCCGAGCGGGGCGCACCGCTAGCGTCGCCCTATGACGGTGACTTGGGAAGACCTCGGATGGGAGCGCGTGGCCGCCGGTGTGGGGCGGTGCCGGCTGCCGGTGTGGGACTGCACGATCGGGCTGGTCGCCGGAGAGGGGGCGGTCCTCATGATCGACGCGGGGTCGAGCCTCGCCGAGGGCGCGAAACTGGGCGCGCAGGCGCGGGCACTCACCGGTCACCGTGTGACACATCTCGCGCTGACCCACCCGCACTTCGACCATGTCTTCGGCGCCGCGGCGCTCCCGGACACCGAGGTGTTCGGCGCGGTGGGCGTGGACGCGCTGCTGACGCGGGTGCGGGACCGCGAGGAACTGCGCGAGGACGGGGTGCGCCAGGGCCTGGCGGCGCCCGCGGCCCAGGAGGCGGCGGAGCGGCTGGCCCCGCCCGGCCACCTGGTCTCCGGCGAGTGGACCCTCGACCTGGGCGGCGGACGGCAGGTGCTGCTGGCGAACGTCGGCCCGGGGCACACCGCGCACGACCTGGCGGTGCTGGTGCCGGGCGATCCGGAGGTGGTGTTCTGCGGCGACCTGGTCGAGGAGTCCGGCGAGCCGCAGGCGGGCCCCGACGCGGTGCCGTCGCACTGGCCGGCGGCCCTGGACCGGCTGCTCGACCTGGGCGGCGAGGACGCGCTGTACGTGCCCGGTCACGGAGCGGTGGTGGACGCGGCGTTCGTGCGGGCGCAACGGGACGCGCTGGCGGCGCGTTTCGGCGTGTCGCGGTGATCGCCGTCCGCCTTCTCCTATCGTCATTCGAATGCGCCAGTACTCCGCCGATCTGACCCCGCCGTGGAAGAAGCCGAAGCCGGTGCCCGAGGTCGCGGCGGAGCCCGGCCTGGTGGTGGAGGAGCAGGGGACGGGTTTCTGCGGCGCGGTGATCCGCTGCGAGGCGGGCACGGTGACGCTGGAGGACCGCTTCGGCAAGCACCGGGTCTTCCCGATGGAGCCGCGCGGCTTCCTGCTGGAGGGCAGGGTGGTGACGCTCGTCCGCCCCGCGCCGGGCGGCCCCGCGCGTCCCACTCGCACGGCCTCCGGTTCGGTGGCCGTTCCCGGCGCACGCGCGCGTGTCGCCCGCGCCGGCCGCATCTACGTCGAGGGCCGGCACGACGCCGAGCTGGTCGAGAAGGTGTGGGGTGACGAC
It encodes the following:
- the hrcA gene encoding heat-inducible transcriptional repressor HrcA, giving the protein MLSERRLQVLRAIVQDYVGTEEPVGSKALTERHSLGVSPATVRNDMAALEDEGYIAQPHTSAGRIPTDKGYRLFVDKLAGVKPMTAPERRAIQNFLEGAVDLDDVVARTVRLLAQLTRQVAVVQYPSLTRSTVRHVELLSLAPARVMLVLITDTGRVEQRVVDCPAPFGDASLADLRARLNSRVANRRFADVPSLVEDLPEAFEHEDRGTVSTVLSTLLETLVEENEERLMIGGTANLTRFGHDFPLTIRPVLEALEEQVVLLKLLGEAQDPGVTVRIGHENAHEGLNSTSVVSVGYGSGGEAVAKLGVVGPTRMDYPGTMGAVRAVARYVGQILAES
- a CDS encoding MBL fold metallo-hydrolase; translated protein: MTVTWEDLGWERVAAGVGRCRLPVWDCTIGLVAGEGAVLMIDAGSSLAEGAKLGAQARALTGHRVTHLALTHPHFDHVFGAAALPDTEVFGAVGVDALLTRVRDREELREDGVRQGLAAPAAQEAAERLAPPGHLVSGEWTLDLGGGRQVLLANVGPGHTAHDLAVLVPGDPEVVFCGDLVEESGEPQAGPDAVPSHWPAALDRLLDLGGEDALYVPGHGAVVDAAFVRAQRDALAARFGVSR